A genomic segment from Glycine soja cultivar W05 chromosome 18, ASM419377v2, whole genome shotgun sequence encodes:
- the LOC114396311 gene encoding uncharacterized protein LOC114396311, whose amino-acid sequence MTLLSERYFQDQFLNLDSNGEEQSPSIAATHQDQFLTDSAIQYDYLKAIEDDQDDQQEVQLDDDNFVEYCCFQDQFLNLDLKGEEQSPNIMKGSSAMYEQNGFAFPKNIEDELMKDDQEQDLQVQWQCRRTLLSRLFLLGVEKYHKGSWKDISRDFVPSRNPTYSEC is encoded by the exons ATGACATTGTTGTCAGAGCGTTACTTTCAAGATCAGTTCTTGAACCTCGACTCCAATGGCGAAGAACAATCTCCCAGTATTGCTGCCACCCATCAAGATCAGTTCTTGACAGACTCCGCAATTCAATATGATTACTTGAAGGCTATCGAAGATGACCAAGATGACCAGCAAGAGGTGCAGTTGGATGACGATAATTTTGTCGAGTACTGCTGCTTTCAAGATCAGTTCTTGAACCTGGATCTCAAAGGCGAAGAACAGTCTCCTAATATCATGAAAGGCTCCTCCGCAATGTACGAGCAAAATGGGTTTGCTTTCCCGAAGAATATTGAAGATGAGTTGATGAAGGACGACCAAGAACAAGACCTGCAAGTTCAATGGCAATGTCGTCGAACATTACTTTCAAG GTTATTTCTCCTTGGTGTTGAAAAATATCATAAAGGAAGTTGGAAAGACATTTCAAGAGATTTTGTTCCATCAAGAAATCCTACGTACTCAGAATGCTAG